In Phaseolus vulgaris cultivar G19833 chromosome 3, P. vulgaris v2.0, whole genome shotgun sequence, the sequence AGAACTATAGCAGTTTCTTCCAAAGATCGGTTTTGCTTAACCCATGTTGGTAGTCCTTGGTTGAGACGTGGATTCTGATTAGGAAATTCTCCTCCAGGAAACATTTGATGGTGTGAATAGGGTGTTATCCAAAGATTATGCCTCAAAAAACCAGCTCTTCTTAAGAACATGGCCTCAGAACCTGCTAATGGTAAGCAGTTTGAACCAGGTACTAGCTTATAGCCTGTCAACTCACCACTTCTATTGCCTCTTCTCGTGTTCCTTACCTGAACCATCATTCAATAGTAACCACCACCCACTGTCATTTAATGGCTAAGTCAAAAAACAAAGCAACTATTTCACCATTACCTAGCATAGCATACTATGAAATTATTAACATGAAAACTGAGAGTGGGAAAGCCTTACAATCCAATGTCGAGCAGTCAAAGGATTGCAATCACGCATGGCTTCCAATTCTGATCTGAGCAGAGTCTCTTCAGCATAAAATGCGTTATTGTGAACATTATTCTCCCCCGGTTCCTCAACTTTGACATTGATCTCCACAACCTACCAAGCATCCTGATAGTGTAAGAAAAAGGACACGCATGGAAAAGTACTAAAGACAGTTTATTAGAAGAGAAGAGTTCTGATTACAAGTACAGTTTAGAATAAAACAATGGAAGTAACTGTAAAACGAAGCAGCCTTTACAAAGAAAGTGAGAAACAGGatagagaagaagaagaggaagagatCATTTTTTATACGATCAATAATCCTGATTTAATTGCACTTAATTTTGATCAAAGAAACCATCAAAATGGAGCCCATAACTTGAATCATTTAAGATCCACGTTAAATTAGTGTTCATCCAAGCAGTATAAACTGAAATAGTATTAGTGTAGGACGAGAAAAGTTTGTATTTCAACAGAAATTACCTGATTCAAAGCATCACCAGGTTTAGAATCCACAGCCATATCCATGCGAGCTACAAAAAAGTGTTGATGAACTGGAGCATATAGACCTGGCGCAATCATGGTTCCATATTTACGAAATTCTCCAGGTAACAAGGTTCCTAAACTTAGAATTCCAGTTACCTTAACTTCAGCTTCAATTTTTCCATCCTGAAACAATATATCATCATTTCCATGATATAAGAATCTCACCAAAAAAAACACACGAAACAAAGCGTTATGCAGTTAGTTCATGATAAGAGAAACATGATTAGTTAAACAATTCTGAACTCGCTCAAAGGAAAATATCAGGGGAGAAAGATGTGATCACATTGCACAAATGCCAGATAACTGCCGGACAATAATTCAAAAGGATGATCAAAAGATGGATAATTGAGAAAGTATTCAATACGAAAAACCTGATGACTTCATTGGTCTTAAGTACATTTATCTCTTACAAAAGATGTGGTGTTTGACTTGCCTGATAAAAGTACCAGAAAAATCCATACTCATAGTTAGCCACGGTGCACATAAAAGAAACTGAAAGTCTTCTAGACCTTCGGACTTCTGCTAAGCCTGTTCTCCAGTCTTGATGTTTCCACAGAATTCCATGATCCTCTTCGTGCAAACATACACAATTTTCAATTGTCTCAACTCCACCAATGAAATTTGTGAAATGAGCATCGAAATATTTGATGTAGCTCAAACGATCACACCCCTGTAACAAAAGTTGGACCATAGAGTATATAGACCATTAAAATTCAATTAGGAAGAGGAACTTGGCAATTAAAAGCATAAATATAGTTTCGTTAATTAAACCTTCTTGAGAGAATGTGCATTTTTCCCCAAGCCATTTTCCCCAGCATCAAAAGCATTCTTCCTATAGTGTTGTTCATTTGGATCCCCATAGGGTACAACCATCTCCACAAAACTCAGTCTATGAGCTACAGGCCTTCGCCCTTGACTACCATCAACATATGCAACCGAATATATAACCAAACCTTCTCTAGGTGTGAATCCAATACGAAAGttccactattaaagaacaaaatataaaGGGATAGTTATAGAACTAGTTGGGCATAGGAAAATAAGCAACTAATTCAATAAAGAAGCTATTCAACATCAACCTTCTGCCATGCAACATAAAAGCCATCGACTCGAAAGCTTGGACCTTCGAGCTGAACAATTTGCAAGGGTTTTATATCACTTCTATCAGATCCACCTCTTGTTTCACCATGTGTATAGTTCCTCAAGGGATCAACCGGAGGCAGAGGAACAAATTCACGGTCTTCAAATTCAATCACCGCCCTATTTTGCATATCAACAAGCACATAGATGCCCTCAACTGGGCGTGCGTAGCCATTTTCCATAGGGCAGTCGCTTTCGGACCGACAAAATATAAGTGGCTTAGAAAGTCTACGATTGGGACCATCAGCTTCACTGTAATAACCAACACACCTGCAGCAGAATTATGAAGAACAAAGTTTGAATAGAGAAAAAGCATAACGAAAGAATAGCAACTTATTGAGACAAAGATATATGAACAATGAACATGCAACTAAAGTTACCAGGCATCAACCATTACGAGGTCCATGTCTTCAATGCCCCTTATCTTAATAGCCTCTCTAAATGGAGGATAGTCCTTAACGACAGCTTCACACTCTGCATACTCCATAGCATCCTGAAGATGGATAGAATAGACAATTACAGAACTGAAAATTCCACAATTTATGACATAAAAggcaaataaaaaagaaatatgtaAAGATCCAGAATAATTTGAATTTCAGCTGTATAATTTGATCTTTTATTCAATACTTAACATGGAATGACCATTCGtaaacaaatgaaaaatgtAACAAGGTAAAACATAGCACTGTAGACATTGTTCCTGTTGATATAGCACATTCCATTAAATTTCTCAAACTAAGCAAAATTTCTCGGAGcaaaaacacaataaaaaagACAGTAAGTAATTAAATGGGTTTCAAATACTGACACAAGTGCACAATGTTAAGAAAGGAAATCAGAAGAGATGATAACAAAAGAACATACCATGGGAGGCTGAACATCTGGAACAACCTGTGATGAAATTAGTTTTCCTCGGTGATGACCTCCTCGAGTTACTGTATGTACGTGTGATAATTCAACAATCCATATACTAGTTTCATTTGTCTTCTTATTGTAAACAACAAGTCTTGCGCGTCTTGGAGGAAGTTTACTTGAAATTACTGTCCCTTCTTTAGTTCTAGGAAGTAATGATGGTTGGAATGGAGGAAAGAAATAGGCATCTGCCAGTGCAACAACATGTTTATCTGGTTCCAACAAAACTACTTCAATAAACCGCATATTGTCTCTGAGCTATACCATATAAAGACAGTTGAGGGAAAAAAATAGTCATTAGGGACAACTGCTTCAGAACACAGAGGCTCAATTTTAAGAATCTgcatatataaaacaaaatgcGAATATATGTTTTAATGAAGCATGTCATAGTGTGGTTAACCTCAGGAGTTACTCCTGCTTCCCTCACAGTTGCCACTGCCACAGAGATTTCGGCAGCCGATAAAGGATCCAGAGGGTGGCTTGATTGGAACCCAGCTGTTGTAGTAATTCCTGTTTAACGGTGTAATTGGTATAAGACAACACGCAGACAAAAACAAGTGAAAGTAATAAGCATCAATTCAATACATCAGTGATCTAACTGTCACAACAGATTAACGTTGCTTCAACCATTTTTATATAGTGAAAGGTATTGGAAAAGATGAATCTCGGAAGGTTTGTATTACATCATTCAGTCCACAATTCAAGAACACAGATTTCAAATATTTTCCTCAAACAGGAAGAAACGTGAGAAACAAATTAGTTCTATCAAACAGTGATTACGTACCTAGATTCATGCATGCACACATACATGTACAAATACTAAGTGcatatgataaaataaattaaattgcaCTGTCATCCCTTCTATTTTATGTGAATTATGTCCCCTGCTTCTCTTGACTTTATCTTTATTCATTATTGTAAGACTGTACTACaaattagaagaagaaaaaacaatgcAAGTGTAACTTATTCAGTaaactatatataatatattcaaatattaataaattaatcaaatgcccattttattttgtgttataATCACTCTCGTTAAAATTAGAATTcaacttataattataattcaaatatagaagttataattttaaatcaaatttaattcaattgaaTAGAAGTGATGAAATAAATTATGTATGTGTCTGTGATTTTGTTCTCATGTTAACATACAtgtagattttttattttaaaattattttcttaatgatttttttaatatatttttctttatatatataataaactaagaagtaaaatttgtaattattaaGTTTTTTAGCAATAACTTCttaatatatatgtgtatatatataaatgcaattaaaaagtatatatatatatatgtatatatatatataatcattaattacttctattaaactaaataaaataataattgttatataagaaaatatgtATATGGTCGCTGAACAATAAAAGGAGGTTGGGTGCAGATACAACTAGAAAGTTTTTGTGTAATAACTAACTGATGTAACCATACACATACTGCACATAGAATAATCTGGCTATATGACCCACACTAGCAGAGTATATATATCATTGAAGTTGTtctataatttcaaatttttatcaaGAATTTACTAGATTACATATAATTAACGTagaatgtgattttttttttcacaaattctTCCTCATTGTCGAGATTTTCCACTTCAAATCTCTGACACCTTAAACCTTGGTTACTAGGGTTTGCATAGTATTATAATCACTAGGGAGAATGGGAAAACAAGGATAGTAAGAATGAGAGAAAGAAAGTATCAGAGAAAGAAAGTATCAGAGAAAGAAGATACTAAAAAAGAAGAATGTGAGTAAGAAAAAACAAagtattagagaaaaaaataaaaaggatgtctatatatagatatattaaaattttgaaaaaaaattataaaagaggAAAATGAAAGTATGCCTGTGTTTTTTTTCAcatattacattaaaatcaatTATCCACGTCTATTATAACTCATTGGTGAATTGGTATAGTATAGAGATTAATTAATAACTGTGATGTTGATGATATGCGTGGATTCATTGTAGTTGTGTTACAATAGTAATAGATGTAATATGTGGTTTTATTTTCAGAGTTTTTGGTTAAGCCATATAATTTATAGTATGTAATAAATTTTGGTATGAGTGCATAGATAGGAAAGAAGCATAGCCGGTAAGATAAGAAGATGATATACCTTTAAGAGGAAGGGCGTGTGGGGAAGATTGAGAGTGGTTGGCGGCGGCAACAACCGAAGGAGGAGGCGGCGCCTTCTGCGGAGGTGGTGCCATAACGAAGAAAGTAGTTCCTTATGGTTGTTTTCGAGGAGGTGTATGAGAAAGGGTATTTTGAATGCATGGTATAAAGTTGATTAAAGAGGAAGAGGTTATCTTATCAGTGGCTGCCAATACGATAAGTGGGAGTTGATAGGAGGCTCTGCTTTTGATAATGGACATTTTCAAACAATTCACTTCAGGAGGAAGTGACATTAAACAACTAATACATAAGATTAtgttcattaattaattaattaaaggattaaatatatttttttatggactttccaaaaaaaattatttttatcttttagttCAAACTTTAAAATACTTGTAATGAGAAATTATTACAATAAGTCTTTTGTTAATTCTTTTACTTgataaatgtattttaaatgtgaataaaatattaaaatattttataattatttattattattataatatattattagataaaaatactgaaattattttaatatttttttattacaaatacgTAGCAAGTTTAAAgtttttaataagaaaaaaaattacttttacttatagtacaataattaaaaaatatttaatcattaattaaaaaaataagtcaaTTTCTGAATTTTGTCTGatttagtttcatttttttGGAAAGTTTTGTTTAAGATTAGTTTATTTTGGTgtgaatatttgttttaagaataatttttttaattaattcaaagaATCTACCGGTTTTGTAAGAAAggtaataaatttatcatacaTAATAATTTGTAATAAGATTGTATCGGAAAAATCACCCTGAGCTAAAAGGATACACTCTAGaggttattttaaaaagttaattcTAATAATTTACTTCATTTGACGGTTagcttttttattttgtttaaaaagaGATACTCAAATCaatcaaaaatataaaaaataaattaaaaaataaaaaataacttttggagttctagaattttatttttttatgtcaaatctCAAGATTCAATGATAcaataaaattaacttaaaaaagtagtttttaagtttataaaattatacaGTTACCAAAAAACTGTAAATTTTAAGTCTcattataaaattcaattttaaaataacctttttaagttctaaaaataatgtaaatttcTACTCCtaaatattacatatataatcataaatttttagaaataatataaatcaaTACTAGTTACTGTAAAGTTTTCATTTTAAGAATAAGTAGCTATAACTCTTTCTTATTTAGATTTACTTTTATAAAGTTGtaacatttctaaaatattcttcttaatttattttttaaccgATAAAACAAACATTACtgcaaaaatatcaaaattaactAGTATTGCATTTTTTTGCTGTCACTTAATAACTCTAAAAAGTTTAACAGTAATTTGTAAGGTTAAACAAAAGATCTACCTAAGCTAGCTGAGTTGAATCTCAGTATATATATAGCTCATAGATAAAAGGAAAGAATACCCTACTCATAAAGTTTTTTCTGTATtgacttaaaaataataataataaataataaagaatgcTAAAATGTGAAGTCCTTAGCATTAGTTGTGTTTCCACTAAGGGTACTTTATTATACAGCTGGCAAGGATGTTTGTCCAATATAATAACATCAAATTGCCTTTTCTTTATCCTAAATTCCAAGGAAAGGGCTCTCTTTCAAAGGGAGAGGGACCTGCATAAACATAAATGTCCATGGCCtcctaatttatatatatatatatatatatatatatatatatatatatatatatgtgtgtgtatgtaTTTACTAAATAAGTATCTAATCCATTTTCATGACCTTCTCATTGTGTTTCACATTGAAATAGTGTTCAAGAAACCAAGGTTGAAActgaatatgaaatataatactTGAATTTCATTTAGAAAAACATGtaacttataattatttttaaataagtgTTATTTAAAATGATAACAAATACGTAGTTAAgtagaaaa encodes:
- the LOC137807908 gene encoding amine oxidase [copper-containing] zeta, peroxisomal-like, whose translation is MAPPPQKAPPPPSVVAAANHSQSSPHALPLKGITTTAGFQSSHPLDPLSAAEISVAVATVREAGVTPELRDNMRFIEVVLLEPDKHVVALADAYFFPPFQPSLLPRTKEGTVISSKLPPRRARLVVYNKKTNETSIWIVELSHVHTVTRGGHHRGKLISSQVVPDVQPPMDAMEYAECEAVVKDYPPFREAIKIRGIEDMDLVMVDAWCVGYYSEADGPNRRLSKPLIFCRSESDCPMENGYARPVEGIYVLVDMQNRAVIEFEDREFVPLPPVDPLRNYTHGETRGGSDRSDIKPLQIVQLEGPSFRVDGFYVAWQKWNFRIGFTPREGLVIYSVAYVDGSQGRRPVAHRLSFVEMVVPYGDPNEQHYRKNAFDAGENGLGKNAHSLKKGCDRLSYIKYFDAHFTNFIGGVETIENCVCLHEEDHGILWKHQDWRTGLAEVRRSRRLSVSFMCTVANYEYGFFWYFYQDGKIEAEVKVTGILSLGTLLPGEFRKYGTMIAPGLYAPVHQHFFVARMDMAVDSKPGDALNQVVEINVKVEEPGENNVHNNAFYAEETLLRSELEAMRDCNPLTARHWIVRNTRRGNRSGELTGYKLVPGSNCLPLAGSEAMFLRRAGFLRHNLWITPYSHHQMFPGGEFPNQNPRLNQGLPTWVKQNRSLEETAIVLWYVFGMTHIPRLEDWPVMPVERIGFMLMPHGFFNCSPAVDVPASSYELDCKVRV